AGGAATCCGTACCGCATCGAGCTACCGTGGCCTCCGAGTGTGAACACGTACTGGCGCAATATCGGAGGTCGGGCCATCATCAGCAAAGGCGGTCGCGAGTATCGACGGGTAGCTGAGGTGGCTGTGTTGGTCGCAGGAGGCCGTAGGAATCTCATAGGTGCGCTGTCGGTTAGCATCTTGGCATATCCGCCAGACAGGCGACGGCGAGACTTAGACAACACGCTAAAGGCTCCGCTCGATGTCTTGGCTCGCTGTGGTGTGTACGAGGATGACAGCCAAATCGCTAGGCTCTTGATTGAGCGCATGGCTGTTAGCAAGCCAGGGCGGTTGGTGATCGAGATTGTCGAACTGTAACCACGGAAGCTAGCGCGAACGGAAGCAAATTGAAGAAAAAGAAAGCTCCGCAGACCGACAATGATCGACTGCGATTGGCTGTCGACTACGGCAAGGTGCCTCGGACTGTCCACACCGACTTGCTGCTGCGCGGGCATGACGAGGATTTCGTACCGACCGAGGCACGATGGCCGACCGATGCACTGGCTGGCAGCGTGGAGAAGATCGAGGTCATGCGGCTGCGTGTCGAGGTTGGGGAGTCGCTGTGGCATGGGAACGACAACATGGATCAGATTGTGGCTCAT
The genomic region above belongs to bacterium and contains:
- a CDS encoding RusA family crossover junction endodeoxyribonuclease, which gives rise to MKYDFECLPEPNGSGRNPYRIELPWPPSVNTYWRNIGGRAIISKGGREYRRVAEVAVLVAGGRRNLIGALSVSILAYPPDRRRRDLDNTLKAPLDVLARCGVYEDDSQIARLLIERMAVSKPGRLVIEIVEL